One genomic region from Rhodospirillaceae bacterium encodes:
- a CDS encoding HNH endonuclease, with protein MAISKDDVEWAWKQGQKVRGKDADVYRRDESGNELYKPSYGKNGEKSWEIDHRNPVAKGGTDHRRNLRILQSDENRKKSDKY; from the coding sequence ATGGCTATTAGTAAAGATGACGTTGAGTGGGCTTGGAAACAAGGCCAAAAAGTTCGAGGCAAAGACGCCGACGTTTACCGGCGTGATGAGTCGGGAAATGAACTTTATAAGCCATCATACGGAAAGAACGGCGAAAAAAGTTGGGAAATAGATCATAGAAATCCTGTAGCTAAAGGTGGCACAGATCATCGACGTAACCTTCGCATCCTTCAATCAGATGAAAACAGGAAAAAGAGCGATAAGTACTAG
- the panB gene encoding 3-methyl-2-oxobutanoate hydroxymethyltransferase, whose amino-acid sequence MSTHALAKRKSVTDIRAMKGGTPIVSLTAYTSLTGVLLDDHVDFLLVGDSLGMVLYGLDSTLGVTLDMMIAHGSAVMRGTKKACVIVDMPFGSYQESKEKAFENAARVMKETRCAGVKLEGGVEMAETIAFLTQRGIPVLGHIGLLPQSVNTAGGFRSHGKEEREAERIMADAKAVDEAGAFAVVIEGTVEPLAKKITEVIAIPTIGIGASPACDGQVLVTEDVVGLFSDFTPKFVKRYAELGKQISDAGKEYAEEVRARTFPAAEHCFGVKPKK is encoded by the coding sequence TTGAGCACACACGCACTCGCCAAGCGTAAGTCCGTAACAGACATCCGGGCGATGAAGGGCGGCACACCCATCGTCAGCCTGACGGCGTACACCAGCTTGACCGGCGTTCTGTTAGACGATCATGTGGATTTCCTATTGGTTGGCGACAGCTTAGGCATGGTTCTGTACGGCCTGGACAGCACCCTCGGCGTGACCCTGGATATGATGATTGCCCACGGCAGTGCAGTGATGCGTGGCACGAAGAAGGCCTGCGTGATCGTCGACATGCCGTTCGGATCCTATCAAGAATCAAAAGAAAAAGCTTTTGAGAACGCGGCCCGGGTGATGAAGGAAACCCGCTGTGCCGGCGTAAAGCTCGAAGGCGGCGTGGAAATGGCAGAGACCATCGCGTTCCTGACCCAGCGCGGTATTCCTGTCCTGGGCCACATCGGATTGTTGCCCCAATCGGTTAATACGGCAGGGGGATTCCGGTCGCATGGTAAAGAAGAACGCGAGGCCGAGCGCATCATGGCAGACGCCAAAGCCGTTGATGAAGCGGGTGCGTTTGCCGTGGTGATTGAGGGAACCGTTGAACCCCTGGCAAAAAAAATTACCGAAGTGATTGCCATCCCGACCATCGGCATTGGTGCCTCACCAGCGTGCGATGGCCAAGTACTGGTGACCGAAGACGTGGTCGGCCTGTTCAGCGATTTCACGCCCAAGTTCGTTAAGCGCTACGCCGAACTCGGCAAACAGATCAGCGACGCCGGTAAAGAATACGCCGAAGAAGTCCGCGCTCGCACCTTCCCCGCTGCCGAACATTGCTTCGGCGTAAAACCTAAAAAGTAA
- a CDS encoding pantoate--beta-alanine ligase has translation MPGGIETVRTIADLRRRVSDFRTDGHKIGLVPTMGGLHDGHLSLVRRSLALSDRTVATLFVNPTQFGKGEDLETYPRDEARDAALLADEGAHLLFAPDPSEVYPEGYSSTVKVSGLGDILEEEYRPGFFGGVATVVTKLLLQALPDVAVFGEKDYQQLQVIKRLALDLDIPVRIEGVATVREEDGLALASRNAYLTDTERRAAPALYRTIEAVAEKVRSGEDIKETETWAADTLTKSGFGNVDYVTVRDAKSLLPLENLSQPARVLAAAWLGRARLIDNVSV, from the coding sequence ATGCCTGGCGGCATCGAAACGGTTCGGACAATTGCCGATCTTCGTCGGCGGGTCAGTGATTTTCGCACCGACGGTCATAAAATTGGCCTGGTGCCGACCATGGGCGGCCTGCATGACGGGCATTTGTCATTGGTGCGCCGGTCCTTGGCGCTGAGCGATCGGACTGTCGCCACCCTGTTCGTCAATCCGACACAGTTTGGCAAAGGTGAAGATTTAGAAACCTATCCCCGCGATGAAGCTCGTGACGCGGCCCTATTGGCCGACGAAGGAGCACACCTGTTGTTTGCACCTGATCCATCGGAAGTCTATCCGGAAGGATATAGCAGTACGGTCAAAGTTTCTGGCCTCGGCGATATTTTGGAAGAGGAATATCGTCCTGGGTTTTTTGGCGGCGTTGCGACGGTGGTGACAAAGCTGTTGCTGCAAGCGCTCCCTGATGTCGCGGTCTTTGGCGAGAAAGATTACCAGCAGCTTCAGGTGATTAAACGCCTGGCCCTTGACCTGGATATCCCGGTGCGGATTGAGGGGGTGGCGACGGTGCGCGAAGAAGACGGCCTCGCCCTGGCCTCCCGCAACGCCTATTTGACCGACACCGAACGTCGGGCAGCACCTGCACTCTACCGCACGATTGAAGCTGTGGCGGAAAAGGTACGGAGTGGTGAAGACATCAAAGAGACAGAGACTTGGGCCGCGGACACACTGACAAAATCCGGCTTTGGGAATGTGGACTACGTCACTGTGCGAGATGCGAAAAGTCTCCTGCCCCTGGAAAACCTCAGCCAGCCCGCGCGCGTATTGGCGGCGGCGTGGCTGGGGCGCGCACGGTTGATCGACAACGTCTCAGTCTGA
- a CDS encoding sorbosone dehydrogenase family protein yields the protein MSFLKFWFIGLVMAALLTSPAIAEQLPVERIKLPPGFKIETYARVPGARSISIVESLNLAFVGTRGDSVYAILDANKDRRADRVIRVKSGLRVPNGIVWHAGYLYVAEQHRIVRFKAPDLTTLALAKPEVLFDALPDLGHHGWRYAGMGPDGMLYVSVGAPCNICRLEGLTGTIIRIKPTGGKPEIFASGVRNSVGFDFQPNTGEMYFTDNGADGMGDDSPPDELNHAPNKGLWYGYPYFGGGHDRTPDFKGQKLPRTPIFPVVEFGAHVASLGVHFYEGSMFPSTYKNDAFVVQRGSWNRTIPQGYRVMRIRFDKAGKVLGKQIFADGWLDKHGEYWGRIVDVKELGDGSLLVSDNHANAVYRITYKK from the coding sequence ATGAGTTTCCTAAAATTTTGGTTTATCGGTTTGGTTATGGCCGCACTCCTGACCAGCCCGGCTATTGCCGAACAACTTCCCGTCGAGCGGATTAAATTGCCGCCAGGATTTAAGATTGAAACCTATGCGCGGGTTCCTGGTGCGCGCTCGATCTCTATAGTGGAGAGCCTGAACCTCGCTTTCGTCGGCACCCGCGGCGATTCAGTTTACGCAATCCTGGACGCCAATAAGGACCGTCGTGCGGACCGGGTCATCCGCGTCAAAAGCGGGCTCAGGGTGCCCAATGGTATCGTCTGGCACGCGGGCTATCTTTATGTTGCCGAACAGCACCGCATCGTGCGCTTTAAGGCACCGGACCTGACCACCCTGGCCCTGGCCAAGCCGGAAGTCCTGTTCGATGCCCTGCCGGACCTCGGCCACCATGGCTGGCGCTATGCGGGCATGGGGCCGGACGGGATGCTGTACGTATCGGTCGGGGCGCCGTGCAACATATGCCGACTGGAAGGATTGACCGGCACCATCATTCGCATCAAACCCACAGGGGGGAAGCCGGAAATTTTCGCATCGGGTGTTCGTAATTCAGTCGGCTTCGACTTCCAACCCAACACTGGCGAGATGTACTTTACCGACAACGGTGCCGACGGCATGGGCGATGACAGCCCGCCAGACGAACTCAATCACGCGCCAAATAAAGGCCTGTGGTACGGCTACCCCTACTTCGGGGGCGGTCATGACAGAACACCTGATTTCAAAGGCCAAAAGCTGCCCCGCACACCAATCTTCCCCGTCGTCGAATTCGGCGCCCACGTCGCCTCCCTCGGCGTCCACTTCTACGAAGGCAGCATGTTTCCAAGCACCTACAAGAACGACGCCTTCGTCGTCCAACGCGGCTCCTGGAACCGCACCATCCCCCAAGGTTACCGCGTCATGCGCATCCGCTTTGATAAGGCAGGCAAAGTTTTAGGCAAACAAATTTTCGCCGACGGCTGGCTCGACAAACACGGTGAATACTGGGGACGGATTGTGGATGTGAAGGAACTGGGCGACGGGTCGCTACTGGTTTCAGACAATCACGCGAATGCGGTTTATCGGATAACTTATAAAAAGTAA
- a CDS encoding DedA family protein yields the protein MLTAAYVADPKSWAFLWLAASAGNTLGAIVNWALGRWMLKSKDKKWFPFKGKKLDRATRWFQRWGVWSLFLAWLPIVGDVLTFVAGMFKVNIWLFIAFVGFGKTARYAFVLLVAAKVF from the coding sequence ATGTTGACCGCGGCCTATGTCGCCGACCCAAAATCCTGGGCCTTCCTATGGCTGGCAGCCAGTGCAGGCAACACCTTAGGCGCTATTGTCAATTGGGCACTGGGGCGCTGGATGCTGAAGTCCAAGGATAAAAAATGGTTCCCCTTCAAAGGCAAAAAACTCGACCGCGCGACCCGCTGGTTTCAGCGCTGGGGCGTGTGGTCGTTGTTCCTGGCATGGCTGCCCATCGTCGGCGACGTGCTGACCTTCGTCGCCGGCATGTTCAAGGTTAATATCTGGCTGTTTATCGCCTTCGTGGGTTTCGGTAAAACCGCGCGTTATGCCTTCGTGTTACTGGTCGCTGCCAAGGTATTTTAA
- the gpt gene encoding xanthine phosphoribosyltransferase, with amino-acid sequence MCAMKGLLKTVSWQEIHLDIRLLVELIPPDVDWKGMVAVSRGGLVPAALLAREIDLRLVDTLCIQSYDGRDQTSLEILKQPSEAVADAGQGWLLVDDIADTGDTLKAARKILPQAHFATVYAKPAGEDLVDSVLHVVSQDTWVEFPWEQSPTL; translated from the coding sequence ATGTGCGCCATGAAGGGTCTCTTGAAAACCGTTTCGTGGCAGGAGATCCATCTGGACATTCGCCTGCTCGTTGAACTGATCCCGCCGGATGTTGACTGGAAGGGAATGGTCGCCGTCAGCCGTGGCGGGCTGGTTCCGGCTGCTTTGCTGGCGCGAGAGATCGATCTGCGCCTCGTCGATACGCTTTGCATTCAAAGCTACGACGGGCGCGATCAGACCAGCCTGGAAATTCTCAAGCAACCGAGTGAAGCTGTTGCGGACGCGGGGCAGGGGTGGCTGCTGGTCGATGACATTGCAGACACCGGCGATACCCTGAAGGCGGCCCGAAAAATTCTCCCCCAGGCGCATTTTGCAACTGTCTATGCGAAGCCTGCTGGTGAAGACCTTGTTGACTCGGTCCTTCACGTGGTCAGCCAGGATACTTGGGTCGAATTTCCCTGGGAACAATCGCCAACACTTTAA
- the ggt gene encoding gamma-glutamyltransferase yields MLHRMRSNFGRATAIGLLLLTAACNHGLDTVAPVAVIEPAPQPEIKKAPVVKIVKKPVAKAKPKIAEPVVVVKPEPPEEPKPVEVVELLDSQAPAKAKTHMISTANPLATRAGLEILRKGGSAIDAAIAAEMVLTLVEPQSSGIGGGAYLLHFAAKSGAIDAYDGRETAPASAFPKMFQDKDGNRIKRKRARLSPQAIGVPGLLRMLELAHKKNGKLPWAQLFDPAIKLAEEGFLISPRLNSLVKKHKGLPLFATSKAYFFTSEGAARRVGTRLFNPALGKTFRMIARGGADVFYTGDIAKAIVATVNKDGKNPAPMTLKDMSSYKAKKLEAVCSFYRAWLVCGAPPSTTGGITVLQILGILQNFDLAKMEPGSVDAVHLISEAARLAYADRAAYIGDPEFVKVPTAALLDPGYLAKRAGLLSMDKSRGHAIAGNPSAGKTAWRWAPDLEEHGLSTTHLSVVDKDRNAVSMTASIATAFGSARMVGGFILNNQLTDFSFNPKKNGKLVVNRAQGGKRPRSSMSPSLVFDGSGKLVLAMGSPGGMRIIGYVAQALIAALDWKMNVQQAIDMPHFINRNRRDTEIEKGSPLEALKPALEARGHRVDVHRMTSGLHGIAVTKEGLEGGADPRREGMALGD; encoded by the coding sequence ATGTTGCATCGAATGAGGTCCAATTTTGGTCGGGCGACGGCCATCGGATTACTGCTGCTGACGGCGGCGTGTAACCACGGTTTGGACACGGTCGCGCCTGTGGCTGTAATTGAGCCTGCTCCTCAACCTGAAATAAAAAAAGCGCCTGTCGTTAAAATAGTGAAAAAGCCGGTTGCAAAGGCGAAACCTAAAATCGCTGAACCTGTGGTGGTTGTGAAACCGGAACCACCAGAAGAACCTAAGCCAGTTGAGGTCGTCGAGCTTCTCGACTCTCAAGCACCGGCAAAAGCCAAAACCCATATGATTTCAACAGCGAACCCTTTGGCGACGCGGGCTGGTCTGGAGATCTTGCGCAAAGGTGGCAGTGCCATTGATGCGGCTATTGCTGCAGAAATGGTTTTAACCTTGGTTGAACCGCAGTCGTCCGGCATTGGCGGCGGCGCGTATTTGCTGCATTTTGCGGCCAAAAGCGGGGCCATCGACGCTTATGACGGCCGCGAAACTGCCCCCGCGTCCGCGTTCCCAAAGATGTTTCAGGACAAAGATGGCAACCGGATCAAGCGCAAGCGGGCGCGCCTGTCCCCGCAAGCCATTGGTGTGCCTGGATTGTTGCGCATGCTGGAACTGGCGCACAAGAAAAATGGCAAGCTGCCTTGGGCGCAGTTGTTTGATCCGGCGATTAAGTTGGCGGAGGAAGGCTTTTTAATCTCGCCTCGGCTAAATAGCCTTGTGAAAAAGCATAAAGGGCTCCCTTTATTCGCAACATCGAAAGCCTATTTCTTTACCTCCGAAGGTGCTGCGAGACGGGTCGGGACAAGATTATTCAACCCCGCCCTGGGCAAAACATTCCGGATGATTGCGCGCGGCGGCGCGGATGTTTTCTATACCGGCGACATTGCCAAGGCCATCGTTGCCACCGTCAACAAGGACGGCAAGAACCCAGCCCCGATGACACTTAAGGATATGTCTAGTTACAAGGCGAAAAAGCTGGAAGCCGTGTGTTCGTTTTATCGGGCGTGGCTGGTCTGTGGCGCGCCGCCGTCAACGACAGGCGGCATCACGGTGTTGCAAATTCTTGGCATTCTGCAAAATTTTGATCTCGCCAAAATGGAGCCGGGGTCAGTAGATGCGGTTCATCTTATTTCAGAAGCGGCACGTTTGGCCTATGCTGACCGCGCGGCGTACATTGGGGATCCTGAATTTGTTAAAGTCCCCACGGCGGCGTTGCTTGATCCTGGCTATTTGGCAAAACGCGCAGGCCTGCTTTCTATGGATAAATCTCGCGGGCATGCCATCGCGGGCAATCCCAGCGCTGGAAAAACTGCTTGGCGGTGGGCGCCGGATTTGGAAGAACACGGCCTATCGACAACTCACCTGAGCGTCGTCGACAAAGATCGCAACGCTGTTTCCATGACGGCCAGCATTGCCACGGCCTTTGGGTCTGCGCGGATGGTTGGTGGTTTTATATTGAATAATCAACTGACCGATTTCTCGTTCAATCCGAAAAAGAATGGCAAACTGGTTGTCAATCGCGCCCAAGGCGGCAAGCGCCCGCGTAGTTCGATGTCGCCATCGTTGGTATTTGATGGCTCTGGCAAGTTGGTTCTGGCGATGGGGTCACCCGGCGGCATGCGGATTATTGGCTATGTTGCCCAGGCGCTTATTGCGGCCCTTGATTGGAAGATGAACGTTCAACAAGCCATCGATATGCCCCACTTCATCAACCGCAACCGGCGCGACACTGAGATTGAGAAGGGCTCCCCCTTGGAAGCGCTAAAACCGGCACTTGAAGCCCGGGGCCATCGTGTTGATGTGCACCGTATGACCAGCGGCTTACACGGTATTGCGGTGACTAAAGAGGGCCTTGAAGGCGGAGCCGACCCGCGCCGTGAGGGTATGGCCCTGGGCGACTGA
- a CDS encoding DUF547 domain-containing protein encodes MVWALTSQAAPDADLWKFWTAHNPESQVTVDHTDWQTFLDAHVVASNDGVNRIAYGKVQSGAKQHLAGYIKYLSQLPPRTLNKNEQRAYWINLYNALTVNVVLDHYPVESILDIKISPGFFAPGPWGKKLVTIEGRDISLDDIEHRILRPIWQDNRVHYAVNCAAVGCPNLNKDAYTAANTDRLLSAAAGTYINHTRGVRIEDGALYVSSIFDWYKVDFGDTDNGVITHLKKYANPELQKALAGITEIEDHAYDWDLNGIP; translated from the coding sequence ATGGTTTGGGCATTGACATCCCAGGCGGCACCGGATGCTGATCTTTGGAAGTTTTGGACGGCACATAATCCAGAATCCCAAGTCACGGTAGATCATACAGACTGGCAGACATTTCTCGACGCTCACGTGGTCGCGTCCAACGACGGCGTAAACCGGATTGCCTATGGGAAGGTGCAATCGGGCGCAAAGCAGCACCTGGCGGGCTACATTAAATATCTCTCCCAATTACCCCCCCGCACCCTTAACAAGAACGAACAGCGGGCCTACTGGATCAATCTCTACAATGCACTGACCGTAAATGTTGTCTTGGACCATTATCCGGTCGAGAGCATTCTCGACATTAAAATTTCACCAGGATTTTTTGCGCCCGGGCCGTGGGGAAAAAAACTGGTAACGATAGAGGGCCGGGACATCAGCTTGGATGACATCGAACACCGAATACTGCGTCCGATCTGGCAGGATAATCGCGTGCATTACGCAGTCAATTGCGCCGCTGTCGGGTGTCCAAACCTAAATAAAGACGCCTATACAGCTGCGAATACAGACCGACTCTTGAGCGCTGCCGCCGGCACCTATATCAATCATACACGCGGAGTCCGGATTGAAGATGGCGCTCTTTATGTTTCCAGTATTTTCGATTGGTACAAGGTGGATTTCGGCGACACTGACAATGGTGTTATCACGCACCTTAAGAAATACGCGAACCCTGAGTTACAAAAAGCTTTGGCTGGTATTACGGAAATTGAAGACCATGCCTACGATTGGGACCTGAACGGAATCCCTTAA